A stretch of Acidobacteriota bacterium DNA encodes these proteins:
- a CDS encoding DUF885 domain-containing protein yields MVRARLSLLVFLTAIIVAFPTQPSAQASDAFTRLLSEVSAYRGRGFTLPLPAGVPARYSRRMEDVSEARYTAEATALAGFAARLEAIDRTTLPAETQLDAEILSRQLRDRRQELRFRAFEIPIGSREGFHFELPAVPDRYSFDTVGQYDNYIATLQSFGEHSSQRIAMLRAGLRSGRTVPRDVLAGYDEPVAAQIVADVTQSPLYAPFARVPAALPAADRERIVADGAAALRDSVMPGLRTFLEFLRREYIPGARATLGLLSLPDGAAFYQHRIRMHTTLELSPEEVHEIGRREVARLRVEMEQVKTRAGFKGSLAEFMTFLQTDPRFTVETEEQYLQAVALASKRMDGELPRLFSLVPRAPYGIRPMPERIAIRQSAGYYDAGAANGSRAGWVNINTSDIRARPLYVVEALAFHEGVPGHHLQIMRTQENTALSAFRRGLGITVFTEGWGLYAERLGREVGFFKDPYSDFGRLTYEIWRAVRLVVDSGVHALGWTRAQGIAYMAENTGFKSGPSIAETDRHITEAGQGLAYTFGMLKILELRAKAEARLGARFDIKAFHEAILRNGPLPLDLLDREVTAWIEATAK; encoded by the coding sequence ATGGTTCGCGCCCGTCTCTCCCTTCTCGTCTTCCTCACTGCGATCATCGTCGCGTTCCCCACACAGCCGAGCGCACAGGCGTCGGACGCATTCACGCGCCTGCTGTCCGAGGTATCCGCCTATCGCGGACGCGGGTTTACATTGCCGCTGCCCGCTGGCGTGCCGGCCCGGTATTCGCGGCGCATGGAAGACGTCTCGGAGGCGAGATACACGGCTGAGGCCACGGCGCTGGCGGGGTTTGCCGCGCGGCTCGAGGCCATCGATCGCACCACACTGCCGGCAGAGACGCAGCTTGACGCAGAGATCCTGAGCCGGCAACTCCGCGACCGGCGGCAGGAACTGCGCTTCCGCGCGTTCGAGATTCCGATCGGCAGTCGCGAGGGATTTCATTTCGAATTGCCCGCGGTGCCCGATCGCTACAGCTTCGACACCGTTGGCCAGTACGACAACTACATCGCGACGCTCCAATCGTTCGGCGAGCACTCGTCGCAGCGCATCGCGATGCTCCGCGCGGGGTTGAGGTCGGGTCGCACGGTGCCGCGTGACGTGCTCGCCGGCTATGACGAGCCGGTGGCGGCGCAGATTGTGGCGGACGTCACCCAGAGTCCGCTCTACGCCCCCTTCGCGCGAGTGCCGGCCGCGTTGCCCGCGGCCGATCGCGAGCGCATTGTCGCCGACGGTGCAGCGGCCTTGCGCGATTCGGTGATGCCCGGCCTGCGGACGTTCCTGGAGTTTCTGCGCCGCGAGTACATCCCCGGCGCGCGCGCAACGCTCGGTCTGTTGAGCCTGCCCGACGGCGCGGCCTTTTATCAGCATCGCATCCGGATGCACACCACGCTGGAACTGTCGCCTGAAGAGGTGCACGAGATCGGCCGTCGCGAAGTGGCGCGACTTCGCGTGGAGATGGAGCAGGTCAAAACCCGTGCGGGCTTCAAAGGGTCGCTCGCGGAGTTCATGACATTCCTGCAGACAGACCCGAGGTTTACTGTTGAGACCGAGGAGCAGTACCTGCAGGCCGTCGCGCTCGCATCGAAGCGGATGGACGGTGAGCTGCCACGGCTGTTTTCGCTTGTGCCGCGCGCTCCGTATGGCATCAGACCGATGCCCGAACGTATTGCCATCCGTCAGTCGGCCGGCTACTACGACGCCGGCGCCGCGAATGGCAGCCGCGCGGGCTGGGTCAACATCAATACGTCTGATATTCGTGCGCGTCCGCTGTACGTGGTTGAGGCCCTGGCCTTCCACGAGGGCGTGCCCGGGCATCACCTGCAAATCATGCGCACGCAGGAAAACACTGCGCTCAGCGCTTTCCGCCGTGGCCTGGGCATCACCGTGTTCACCGAAGGATGGGGCTTGTACGCCGAACGCCTCGGCCGTGAAGTGGGGTTCTTCAAAGACCCGTACAGCGACTTCGGCCGGCTGACGTATGAAATCTGGCGCGCGGTGAGGTTGGTCGTGGACAGCGGCGTGCACGCGTTGGGATGGACGCGCGCGCAGGGCATCGCTTACATGGCAGAGAACACAGGATTCAAGTCCGGTCCTTCCATCGCTGAAACCGATCGGCACATCACCGAGGCCGGCCAGGGACTGGCCTACACGTTCGGCATGCTCAAGATTCTTGAGCTGCGCGCGAAGGCCGAAGCGCGACTGGGCGCGCGATTCGACATCAAGGCGTTCCACGAGGCCATCCTCAGGAACGGTCCCCTGCCGCTCGACCTGCTCGACCGCGAAGTCACCGCCTGGATCGAGGCGACGGCAAAGTAG
- a CDS encoding TldD/PmbA family protein: protein MATTRRDFIKVAAASGIVLASSDLIGDLLAQSPGRVLQSKFKGLADIALAECKTAGCSYYDIRFTRTMTLPGVFASAGAPGAGGGRGGGRGGGGGGGGRGGGGGRGGGGQAGPPNDPDGTPRAAGFGVRVIHGGVWGFASSPIVTEDEIRRIARLAVEVARASAIARKTDVRLAPVPPYQVYWRTEMTMDPMTMSATAQQSALQAVVDAAITHKDIIAANASATFNTEWKYLATSEGSYIEQDLFGTSANFTVTAKRGDATASRSLGIPGGMGGWELVEADRMRAHVDRLADEAHELAAATPITPGVRDLVLAPSHLALTIHEIIAHATELDRIVGYEANYAGTSFVKVADIGKLKYGSKLLNVTGDKVRPGGRATVGYDDDGVKTTQFPIVRDGILVGVSSNRETAHYIGDKESRGCTQASSWRDYPFLRMPNVHIDAGPKGSPTPEEIIADTKDGVLIEGSGSFSIDQQRYNGQFGGQAFWEIKNGKKTRAVTNVTYNAITTDFWANLNAISGPESWQQFGVGGDAKGQPTQGQAVSHGSPWMRIGRIMVGAAYQ from the coding sequence ATGGCAACTACACGACGAGATTTCATCAAGGTCGCCGCGGCCTCCGGCATTGTCCTCGCCTCGAGCGACCTCATCGGCGACTTGCTCGCGCAGTCTCCAGGACGCGTGCTGCAGTCGAAGTTCAAGGGCCTGGCCGACATCGCGCTGGCTGAGTGCAAGACGGCCGGCTGTTCCTACTACGACATCCGGTTCACACGCACCATGACGCTGCCGGGCGTGTTCGCCTCAGCAGGCGCACCTGGCGCCGGGGGCGGACGTGGCGGCGGCCGGGGTGGTGGCGGCGGAGGTGGTGGCCGCGGTGGCGGTGGCGGACGAGGTGGCGGTGGCCAGGCGGGACCGCCCAACGATCCGGACGGCACGCCGCGTGCAGCCGGCTTCGGTGTGCGCGTGATCCATGGCGGCGTCTGGGGTTTCGCGAGCAGCCCGATTGTCACCGAAGACGAGATTCGCCGCATCGCGCGGTTGGCCGTTGAAGTGGCGCGCGCCAGCGCGATTGCCAGAAAGACGGACGTGCGCCTGGCGCCAGTGCCGCCGTACCAGGTCTATTGGCGCACCGAGATGACGATGGACCCGATGACCATGTCGGCCACCGCGCAGCAGTCGGCGCTGCAGGCCGTGGTGGATGCCGCCATCACGCACAAGGACATCATTGCGGCCAACGCCTCGGCCACCTTCAACACCGAGTGGAAGTACCTCGCGACCTCCGAAGGCTCCTACATCGAGCAGGATCTGTTCGGCACGTCCGCCAACTTCACAGTGACCGCCAAGCGCGGAGATGCCACGGCCTCGCGGTCGCTCGGTATTCCTGGTGGGATGGGCGGCTGGGAACTCGTGGAAGCGGATCGCATGCGCGCGCATGTGGATCGGCTCGCCGACGAGGCGCATGAACTGGCGGCCGCCACGCCGATCACTCCCGGCGTGCGCGATCTTGTGCTGGCACCCTCACACCTCGCGCTCACCATCCACGAAATCATCGCCCACGCCACCGAACTCGACCGCATCGTCGGCTACGAAGCCAACTATGCCGGCACGAGCTTTGTGAAGGTGGCCGACATCGGCAAACTCAAGTACGGATCGAAGTTGCTCAACGTAACTGGCGACAAGGTGCGGCCCGGCGGTCGCGCCACCGTTGGGTACGACGATGACGGCGTGAAGACGACGCAGTTTCCGATTGTGCGGGATGGCATTCTGGTGGGGGTGTCGAGCAATCGCGAGACCGCGCATTACATCGGCGACAAAGAGAGTCGTGGCTGCACACAGGCCAGTTCGTGGCGCGACTACCCGTTCCTGCGGATGCCGAATGTGCACATCGATGCCGGGCCGAAGGGGTCGCCGACGCCAGAGGAGATCATCGCCGACACCAAAGACGGCGTGCTCATCGAAGGGTCGGGCAGTTTCTCGATCGACCAGCAGCGCTACAACGGCCAGTTCGGCGGCCAGGCGTTCTGGGAAATCAAGAACGGCAAGAAGACACGTGCAGTGACGAACGTGACCTACAACGCCATCACCACGGACTTCTGGGCCAACCTCAATGCCATCTCGGGTCCAGAGTCGTGGCAGCAGTTCGGCGTGGGCGGCGACGCCAAGGGCCAGCCGACGCAGGGGCAGGCGGTGTCGCACGGGTCGCCGTGGATGCGCATTGGACGCATCATGGTGGGCGCGGCGTACCAATAG
- a CDS encoding ABC transporter permease, with amino-acid sequence MTRTSAPRAFHWLLALFPKAFREVYGADMSDVFVDQLRATRARSGRAGVMRLWLRTSLRMTAAAMSERRAARATRRGRLPLFDDLVTDLRLTRRSLLHSPLFTVVAVGALSLGVGAVATIFSSMNAIVLRPLPGTTDGSRLVGIDRRTPDWSEGVSASYNFYRYMSDRAKSLEDVAVWSRVPLTIAAGDQNLAVGGNIVSPNYFDVLGVRPAAGRFFATDTSHPEPVVVVSHRFWQSRLAANPDAVGQTVTLNGRPYRLIGVAAEGFSGVFTPLRVDAWVTSSAQPHIKPSRDLADAPWLWMFGRLAGGTNSDRARTELAGLTAAWAAPGGSDTFPRYSDIRLVPLTGLPDDARKAILGFGGMLLGAAVLVLMIAGANVSSLFAARATSKQREMGLRTALGARRGRLVRQLLTESLTVFGLGACGGVLVAWAATSALERLPIPGDTGLFLELSPDLRVCAFAVMVSLVAGLAFGLGPALRGASHSPGGLLRASSRGSSGRRSRLTKTLIVGQLAGSLVLLAVAGVFIRALSHGSTVDIGFSVDNVSTAAFTTESYGFDEPQGKRFFTDLRRRLESGPGVTHVSFSNFIPLGATASGTTITVNGARTSVRSAITDTGYFTTLGVPLLAGRDFATYDTVTAPKVAVVNDTFAAEVWPNGSAVGNSFAMGEDRVTVVGVVRSIKHSTLDEADGPFAYFPMSQRWQSGQTVFVRTTPGSTGAAEAIRAAVREAAPHVPVPTVTTLADETTFAVFPQRVAAIVTGVLGASGLLLASAGLYGVLAFVVSTRSREIGVRMALGARPSDVLQMVVRDGLRMAGIGVVIGLAGAAAATRVASAYLLGARAFDIPTFAAVAVILFVVAGLASYLPARRAASTDPLNALRAE; translated from the coding sequence ATGACGCGCACGTCCGCACCGCGAGCGTTCCACTGGCTGCTCGCACTGTTTCCCAAGGCCTTTCGGGAGGTCTACGGCGCGGACATGTCCGACGTGTTCGTCGATCAACTGCGCGCCACTCGGGCCCGCAGCGGCCGCGCCGGTGTCATGCGGCTCTGGCTCCGAACTTCGCTGCGCATGACCGCCGCTGCCATGAGTGAGCGCCGCGCCGCCCGTGCCACACGCCGAGGGCGCCTGCCTCTCTTCGATGACCTCGTGACCGACCTGCGGCTGACCCGTCGCAGCCTGTTGCACAGCCCGCTGTTTACGGTGGTCGCGGTTGGCGCGCTCTCACTCGGCGTCGGCGCGGTCGCCACGATCTTCAGCTCGATGAACGCCATCGTGTTGCGCCCGCTGCCGGGCACCACCGACGGCTCGCGCCTGGTAGGCATCGATCGCCGAACACCCGACTGGTCCGAGGGCGTCTCGGCGTCCTACAACTTCTACCGCTACATGAGCGACCGCGCGAAGTCGCTCGAGGACGTCGCCGTATGGAGCCGCGTGCCGCTCACCATTGCGGCCGGCGACCAGAATCTGGCCGTCGGCGGCAATATCGTCAGTCCCAACTACTTCGATGTGCTTGGTGTCAGGCCGGCAGCCGGCCGCTTCTTTGCCACCGACACCTCCCACCCTGAACCCGTCGTCGTCGTGTCACATCGGTTCTGGCAATCACGGCTCGCCGCAAATCCGGACGCCGTCGGGCAAACAGTCACACTCAACGGGCGACCGTACAGGCTGATCGGTGTGGCGGCTGAGGGGTTCAGTGGGGTCTTCACACCACTGCGTGTGGACGCCTGGGTGACGTCATCTGCTCAACCGCACATCAAACCCAGCCGCGACCTCGCGGACGCACCCTGGCTGTGGATGTTCGGCCGCCTTGCCGGCGGCACCAATTCGGATCGAGCACGTACCGAACTGGCGGGACTGACCGCGGCATGGGCCGCGCCCGGCGGGTCGGACACGTTCCCGCGTTACAGCGATATCCGTCTCGTACCGTTGACGGGGCTGCCAGACGATGCGCGGAAGGCCATTCTCGGATTTGGCGGGATGCTGCTGGGAGCGGCCGTGCTGGTGCTGATGATTGCCGGCGCCAACGTGTCGTCGCTCTTCGCTGCGCGCGCCACGTCCAAACAACGCGAGATGGGACTGCGCACGGCCCTGGGCGCTCGCCGCGGCAGACTTGTGAGGCAACTGCTCACCGAGAGCCTGACGGTGTTCGGGCTTGGCGCCTGCGGCGGTGTGCTGGTTGCGTGGGCCGCCACGTCGGCGCTTGAGCGCCTGCCGATTCCGGGTGACACGGGACTGTTCCTTGAACTGTCTCCTGACCTGCGCGTCTGCGCATTCGCAGTGATGGTGTCACTCGTCGCGGGGCTCGCCTTCGGCCTGGGCCCGGCGCTCCGCGGCGCGAGTCACAGCCCCGGCGGCCTTCTGCGGGCATCATCGCGCGGCAGCAGCGGCCGGCGGTCACGTCTCACGAAGACACTGATCGTCGGACAACTCGCCGGCTCCCTGGTGCTGCTCGCCGTCGCCGGCGTGTTCATCCGGGCGCTGTCGCACGGCTCAACCGTCGACATCGGGTTCTCTGTGGACAACGTGTCCACCGCCGCCTTCACCACAGAAAGCTACGGATTCGATGAGCCGCAGGGGAAGCGCTTCTTCACCGACCTGCGGAGGCGCCTTGAGAGCGGGCCTGGCGTGACACACGTCTCCTTCAGCAACTTCATTCCGCTCGGCGCCACGGCCAGCGGCACGACGATCACGGTTAACGGCGCACGCACCTCTGTGCGCTCCGCCATCACCGACACGGGCTATTTCACCACGCTCGGCGTTCCACTCCTCGCCGGTCGCGACTTCGCGACCTACGACACCGTCACCGCACCCAAGGTGGCGGTGGTCAACGACACATTTGCGGCCGAGGTCTGGCCCAATGGGTCCGCGGTTGGCAACTCCTTCGCCATGGGAGAGGATCGCGTGACCGTTGTCGGCGTTGTTCGCAGCATCAAACACTCCACGCTGGACGAAGCCGACGGGCCATTTGCGTACTTCCCGATGTCGCAGCGATGGCAGTCGGGCCAGACGGTCTTCGTGCGCACGACGCCCGGATCCACTGGTGCCGCGGAAGCCATTCGTGCGGCGGTTCGCGAAGCGGCGCCCCATGTGCCGGTGCCGACCGTCACGACGCTGGCAGACGAAACGACCTTCGCCGTGTTTCCCCAGCGTGTAGCCGCGATCGTCACGGGCGTGCTCGGCGCAAGTGGACTGCTGCTGGCTAGTGCCGGGCTCTACGGTGTACTGGCGTTTGTCGTCAGCACCCGATCGAGGGAGATCGGTGTGCGCATGGCGCTGGGTGCCAGGCCTTCGGACGTGCTGCAGATGGTGGTGCGCGACGGCCTGCGCATGGCCGGCATCGGCGTGGTCATCGGACTGGCCGGCGCTGCGGCCGCCACCCGGGTGGCGTCGGCGTACCTGCTCGGTGCGCGCGCGTTCGACATCCCGACCTTCGCGGCCGTCGCCGTGATTCTGTTCGTGGTTGCGGGCCTGGCGAGCTACCTTCCCGCGCGGCGCGCCGCTTCGACCGATCCGCTCAACGCGTTGCGCGCGGAGTGA
- a CDS encoding helix-turn-helix transcriptional regulator, which translates to MPTDIHDHLPLKPVDLEILLALADEDRHGYGLVQAVSEHTNNLIVLDPGNLYRVIKRLLETNLVAEAGKNPSEDAAGERRRYYRLTPLGGRVLAAELDRLRRLVNATATRAVARRLAP; encoded by the coding sequence ATGCCCACGGATATCCACGACCACCTGCCGCTCAAACCCGTCGATCTCGAGATATTGCTCGCGCTAGCCGACGAGGATCGCCACGGCTATGGACTCGTCCAGGCCGTCAGCGAGCACACCAACAACCTCATCGTGCTCGACCCGGGCAATCTCTATCGCGTGATCAAACGCCTGCTCGAGACCAACCTGGTGGCCGAGGCCGGCAAGAACCCGTCCGAAGATGCCGCCGGCGAACGGCGGCGGTACTACCGGCTGACTCCGCTGGGAGGACGCGTGCTAGCCGCCGAACTCGATCGTCTGCGTCGTCTCGTGAATGCCACCGCCACACGCGCCGTGGCACGGCGGCTGGCACCATGA
- a CDS encoding S9 family peptidase has protein sequence MMSLRTAALSLCVVLAAGVASQAQSSAVRPRLMNVRDTQNFVSVGGTAISPDDQWVLYTRTVRDWDDAQWRTKTHLWRVKIDGTGARQLTFGDANTTAPVWFPAGDKIAFLSSRGAAPATADSDGGGSQVFFMHIDGGEAWAATKHPGGVASFSISPDGKTLLLTAQDPLSAEDRRRRRDRDDAVVVDETFRWSHLWTFDIASGTEKRLTEGQFVVSDPQWSPDSKKVAYVTRPNTKVDDAAWSDVWMVELGGVPRKFFENAGPDTSPRWSPDGSILAVASKPQSGNTQWYDKLHLFPVAGGAPKVLLKDFDLDFGAPIWSRDGKLIFWSTGKGTRSELFGVDVATGELSTTRAPMAGVSGAFELSHDNNTWVFSHSAGTSSGDLWAVRRQGAGYSAPVRLTNANPWIASEQVQLGQVETIKWTNSDGGAIEGVLTRPVGYQAGTRYPLIVNPHGGPSSASTEGFSSFNQVLAANGFLVLQVNFRGSTGYGQKHVNANQNTWGMGDYDDIMKGVDYVIAQGWADSNRMVAYGWSYGGYMTFWMSTQTDRFKLISPGAGLTNLYSMYSTTDIPAYLGWFFGTPWDNQGLYDKLSPIRHVKNVKSKMLIMHGASDERVPPTQADEFYKALKDLGKDVTYVRYPRQGHGITETRLAIDRNRRYVCAFTAAVGLTSATESCKDGLPVVDAPATKPTGAGGGVVDVDLPWSGAANASDGRLIDRGVFEVIRRR, from the coding sequence ATGATGTCACTTCGCACCGCCGCCCTGTCGCTCTGTGTCGTGCTCGCTGCCGGTGTGGCCTCCCAGGCGCAATCTTCCGCTGTCCGCCCGCGGCTGATGAACGTGCGCGACACCCAGAACTTCGTGAGCGTCGGCGGCACGGCCATTTCGCCCGACGACCAATGGGTGCTCTACACCCGCACCGTGCGCGACTGGGATGATGCGCAGTGGCGGACGAAGACGCATCTGTGGCGCGTGAAGATCGACGGCACCGGCGCACGCCAACTGACGTTCGGCGACGCGAACACCACGGCGCCCGTGTGGTTCCCGGCTGGAGACAAGATCGCGTTCCTCTCGTCGCGCGGCGCGGCGCCGGCCACCGCAGACAGCGACGGCGGCGGCAGCCAGGTGTTCTTCATGCACATCGATGGCGGGGAAGCGTGGGCCGCCACCAAACATCCCGGCGGCGTCGCCTCGTTCTCCATTTCCCCCGACGGTAAGACGCTGCTGCTCACCGCGCAGGATCCCCTCTCTGCCGAAGACCGTCGCCGGCGTCGCGATCGAGACGATGCGGTGGTGGTGGATGAGACGTTCCGCTGGTCGCACCTGTGGACGTTTGATATCGCCAGCGGCACCGAGAAGCGGCTGACCGAGGGGCAGTTCGTGGTGAGCGATCCGCAGTGGTCACCCGACTCGAAGAAGGTGGCATACGTCACGCGTCCCAACACGAAGGTGGACGATGCGGCGTGGTCGGATGTGTGGATGGTGGAGTTGGGTGGCGTGCCGCGCAAGTTCTTCGAGAATGCCGGACCCGATACCAGTCCGCGGTGGTCGCCCGACGGTTCCATTCTGGCGGTGGCCTCGAAGCCACAGTCGGGAAATACGCAGTGGTACGACAAGCTGCACTTGTTTCCAGTGGCCGGTGGCGCGCCGAAAGTGCTGCTGAAAGATTTCGACCTCGATTTTGGTGCGCCGATCTGGTCGCGGGACGGGAAGCTCATTTTTTGGTCCACAGGGAAGGGGACGCGGTCTGAACTCTTCGGCGTGGATGTGGCCACCGGGGAGCTTTCCACCACGCGCGCGCCCATGGCCGGCGTGAGCGGCGCATTCGAACTCTCGCACGACAACAACACCTGGGTCTTCTCTCACAGCGCCGGCACGTCGTCTGGCGATTTGTGGGCCGTGCGACGGCAGGGCGCCGGGTACAGCGCGCCGGTGCGGCTGACGAATGCCAATCCGTGGATTGCGAGTGAGCAGGTCCAGCTCGGGCAGGTCGAGACGATCAAATGGACCAACTCCGACGGTGGCGCTATCGAAGGCGTGCTCACTCGACCTGTGGGATATCAGGCCGGCACGCGGTATCCCCTGATCGTGAATCCGCACGGTGGGCCGAGTTCGGCGTCGACTGAAGGGTTCAGTTCGTTCAACCAGGTGCTGGCCGCGAATGGCTTCCTCGTGCTGCAGGTGAACTTCCGCGGCAGCACGGGCTACGGCCAGAAACACGTGAACGCCAACCAGAACACCTGGGGCATGGGCGACTACGACGACATCATGAAGGGCGTGGACTACGTCATCGCGCAGGGCTGGGCTGATTCCAATCGCATGGTGGCGTATGGCTGGAGCTACGGCGGCTACATGACGTTCTGGATGTCCACGCAGACAGACCGCTTCAAGCTCATCTCTCCTGGCGCCGGCCTGACCAATCTCTATTCGATGTATTCGACGACGGATATTCCGGCGTATCTCGGGTGGTTCTTTGGCACGCCGTGGGACAACCAGGGGCTCTACGACAAGCTGTCGCCCATCCGGCATGTGAAGAACGTGAAGTCGAAGATGCTCATCATGCATGGCGCGTCTGACGAGCGCGTGCCGCCGACGCAGGCCGACGAGTTCTACAAGGCGTTGAAGGACCTGGGCAAGGATGTCACGTACGTGCGTTATCCGCGTCAGGGCCATGGCATCACGGAGACACGGCTGGCCATCGATCGCAACCGCCGGTACGTGTGCGCGTTCACGGCCGCGGTCGGACTGACGTCTGCCACGGAAAGTTGCAAGGACGGCCTGCCCGTGGTGGACGCGCCGGCAACGAAGCCGACTGGCGCTGGCGGTGGTGTCGTTGACGTGGACCTGCCGTGGAGCGGCGCGGCCAATGCCTCTGACGGCCGGCTCATCGACCGCGGCGTGTTCGAGGTGATTCGCCGCCGATGA
- a CDS encoding helix-turn-helix transcriptional regulator, with the protein MPSLTNVEIAVLIAVVRLEHDAYGVAIRDDLEGFLGKPVSLAAVYAALTRLERRILLRTRRSAPLAIPGGRSKRLYELTPSGRTLLRHEQTESTRLWQALPASARRVF; encoded by the coding sequence ATGCCCTCGCTCACCAACGTGGAAATCGCGGTGCTCATCGCGGTCGTTCGACTCGAACACGACGCCTACGGCGTCGCGATTCGTGACGACCTCGAGGGCTTCCTCGGGAAGCCCGTCTCCCTCGCCGCGGTCTATGCGGCCCTGACGCGGCTTGAGCGACGCATCCTGCTGCGAACACGCCGCTCAGCGCCTCTCGCCATACCGGGAGGGCGCTCGAAGCGCCTGTACGAACTCACCCCTTCCGGCCGCACGCTCCTGAGGCACGAACAAACCGAATCCACCCGCCTCTGGCAGGCGCTGCCGGCGAGTGCTCGCAGAGTATTCTGA
- a CDS encoding LLM class flavin-dependent oxidoreductase: MSYAIELGLDTFGDVTVSPDGSLISQAQALRHVVEEAVLAESVGVDCFGVGEHHRADFAISAPEVVLAAIAGKTTKMTLGSAVTVLSTDDPVRVFQRFSTLNALSNGRAEVILGRGSFTESYSLFGYDLSQYEELFETKLARFAGLLKGAQVVYPPIEAGTLRTWVGVGGSPESVVRAARHGLPLTLAIIGGSAQRFRPFVDLYHQSLAKFGKPTQPVAVHSPGHIAATDDQAKEELWPHYQAMMTRIGAERGWPPVARANFEREAGPDGALYVGSPETVAAKIARTIQALGLARFDMKYSAGTLPHAQAMSSIELYGTKVAPLVRDRLAG; encoded by the coding sequence ATGTCTTATGCCATCGAACTCGGTCTTGATACCTTCGGCGACGTCACCGTTTCTCCTGACGGCTCGCTGATCTCACAGGCGCAAGCCCTGCGCCACGTCGTGGAGGAAGCCGTGCTGGCCGAATCGGTCGGCGTGGACTGCTTCGGCGTGGGTGAGCATCATCGCGCGGACTTCGCGATCTCAGCGCCGGAGGTGGTGCTGGCGGCGATCGCGGGGAAGACGACGAAGATGACGCTGGGATCGGCGGTGACCGTGCTCAGCACCGACGATCCCGTGCGTGTGTTCCAGAGGTTCTCCACACTCAACGCGCTGTCCAACGGCCGCGCCGAAGTGATCCTCGGACGAGGATCGTTCACCGAGTCGTATTCGCTGTTTGGCTACGACCTCTCGCAGTACGAGGAACTGTTCGAAACCAAGTTGGCGCGCTTCGCCGGTTTGCTGAAGGGAGCCCAGGTCGTGTATCCACCGATCGAAGCGGGGACCCTGCGAACGTGGGTGGGTGTGGGCGGCAGCCCCGAATCCGTGGTCAGGGCCGCGCGTCACGGTTTGCCGCTGACGCTCGCCATCATTGGCGGCAGCGCACAGCGGTTCCGTCCGTTCGTGGATCTGTATCACCAGTCACTCGCGAAGTTTGGCAAGCCGACCCAACCCGTGGCCGTGCACTCACCGGGGCACATCGCCGCCACGGACGACCAGGCCAAAGAGGAGTTGTGGCCGCACTACCAGGCGATGATGACGCGTATCGGCGCCGAACGCGGATGGCCTCCGGTGGCACGCGCAAATTTTGAACGTGAAGCGGGACCGGACGGCGCCTTGTATGTCGGCTCGCCCGAGACCGTGGCCGCCAAAATCGCGCGCACGATCCAGGCACTGGGCCTGGCGCGCTTCGACATGAAATACAGCGCCGGCACGTTGCCGCACGCGCAGGCCATGTCGAGTATCGAACTCTACGGCACCAAGGTGGCGCCGCTGGTGCGCGACCGCCTCGCGGGCTAG